Proteins encoded in a region of the Pseudomonas syringae KCTC 12500 genome:
- a CDS encoding MFS transporter: MRWGTYFAVLASVLGVGLAMGVSMPLVSLRLAGWGYGSFAIGIMAAMPAVGVLLGAALASRLAARFGTANLMRLCLWAGAVSVGALALLPYYWIWLVLRLTLGVILTIVFVLGESWINQLVIERLRGRLVALYGSTYALSQLAGPLLLGVIGTQGDYGFWIGVALLVGSPFLLLGRTGAPSTESCNVTFADLSGFCRGMPAIAWAVALFAAFEALILTLLPLYCIRHGFTPEIALIMVSVVVVGDALLQLPIGMLADRISRRAMFTGCAALLLASSLLVPLLIDTVLIWPLWTVFGASAGGLFTLSLILIGERYRDDSLVRANAHVAQLWGIGCLLGPLIAGAGSQWVSGEALPLMMAAGALGLLILIRRRGAFGDAQAAPV; the protein is encoded by the coding sequence ATGCGTTGGGGGACTTATTTTGCTGTGCTGGCGTCCGTACTGGGTGTCGGTCTGGCAATGGGCGTCAGCATGCCGCTGGTTTCATTGCGGCTGGCAGGCTGGGGCTATGGCTCGTTTGCCATTGGCATCATGGCGGCGATGCCTGCGGTGGGCGTGCTGCTCGGCGCGGCGCTGGCCAGTCGTCTGGCGGCGCGCTTCGGCACGGCCAATCTCATGCGTCTGTGCCTGTGGGCCGGGGCGGTTTCGGTCGGCGCGCTGGCGCTGCTGCCGTATTACTGGATCTGGCTGGTCTTGCGCCTGACGCTTGGGGTGATTCTGACCATCGTCTTCGTGCTGGGTGAAAGCTGGATCAATCAGTTGGTCATCGAGCGCCTGCGCGGGCGTCTGGTGGCGCTGTATGGCAGCACCTACGCATTGAGCCAGCTGGCAGGTCCGCTGCTGCTGGGCGTGATCGGCACCCAGGGCGACTATGGTTTCTGGATTGGCGTAGCGCTGCTGGTCGGCTCACCGTTTCTGCTGCTGGGGCGTACCGGCGCGCCGTCGACCGAATCCTGCAATGTGACGTTTGCCGATCTGTCCGGCTTCTGTCGCGGCATGCCTGCCATCGCCTGGGCGGTCGCGCTGTTTGCTGCGTTCGAAGCGCTGATCCTCACCCTGTTGCCGCTTTATTGCATACGCCACGGCTTCACCCCGGAAATCGCCCTGATCATGGTCAGCGTTGTGGTGGTGGGTGATGCGCTGCTGCAACTGCCGATAGGCATGCTCGCCGACCGCATTTCACGTCGCGCGATGTTCACCGGCTGCGCCGCCTTGCTGCTGGCGTCCAGTCTGCTGGTGCCATTGCTGATCGACACTGTTCTGATCTGGCCGCTGTGGACCGTCTTCGGTGCCAGTGCCGGCGGGCTGTTTACCCTGTCGCTGATTCTGATCGGCGAACGCTATCGCGATGACTCGCTGGTCCGCGCCAACGCGCATGTTGCTCAACTGTGGGGCATCGGCTGTCTGCTCGGCCCGTTGATAGCCGGCGCGGGCAGCCAGTGGGTCAGCGGTGAGGCCTTGCCGCTGATGATGGCTGCAGGTGCCTTGGGCCTGTTGATACTGATCCGGCGACGCGGGGCGTTCGGGGATGCGCAGGCTGCGCCCGTTTAA
- a CDS encoding phospholipase D family protein, with protein MNNSWALPFCLLVALCVSGCAHQQVTSEPSQAMPSSGSAFGRSIQAMAMPHEGRSGFRLLPDSSDAFKARAELIRNAKSSLDLQYYIVHDGLSTRALIDELLKAADRGVRVRILLDDTTSDGLDQAIATLAAHPNIQIRLFNPQNLGRETGITRSLGRLMNLSRQHRRMHNKLWLADSSVAIVGGRNLGDEYFDAEPNLNFTDIDMLSVGPVAEQLGHSFDQYWNSTLSKPIGEFMYFQPDGEDLAEARRKLDDSLEQAHLQHKALYERLMAYKTQPRMKTWLNELVWAYNQALWDAPTKVLAQGEPDPHLLLTTQLAPELLNTHKELMLISAYFVPGQEGLLYLTGRADAGVNVSLLTNSLEATDVPAVHGGYAPYRKALLEHGVKLFELRRQPGDTETMRGSGPHLFKKSHSLVSSESSLHSKAMIFDRQKVFVGSFNFDPRSVLWNTEVGVLVDSPQLAEQLRELTLQGMAPSLTYEARLEDGKVVWVTEDNGQIHTLHTEPGDWWRRFNAWMSRVIGLERML; from the coding sequence TTGAATAACTCATGGGCCTTGCCCTTTTGCTTGCTGGTTGCGTTGTGCGTCAGCGGTTGTGCGCATCAACAGGTCACCAGTGAGCCAAGCCAGGCCATGCCGTCTTCAGGCTCCGCGTTCGGCCGCTCGATCCAGGCCATGGCCATGCCGCACGAGGGACGCTCTGGCTTTCGCCTGTTGCCCGACAGCAGCGATGCTTTCAAGGCTCGCGCCGAACTGATCCGCAACGCCAAAAGCAGCCTTGATCTGCAGTATTACATCGTCCACGACGGCCTGAGCACACGCGCCCTGATCGATGAGCTGCTCAAGGCGGCAGACCGTGGCGTTCGTGTGCGCATCCTGCTGGACGACACCACCAGCGACGGTCTGGATCAGGCCATCGCCACCCTCGCCGCTCACCCGAACATCCAGATTCGCCTGTTCAACCCGCAAAACCTGGGGCGCGAAACCGGCATCACCCGCAGCCTCGGGCGCCTGATGAACCTGTCGCGCCAGCACCGGCGCATGCACAACAAGCTATGGCTGGCCGACAGCAGTGTGGCCATCGTCGGCGGGCGCAACCTGGGCGATGAATACTTCGATGCCGAGCCGAACCTGAACTTCACCGATATCGACATGCTCAGCGTGGGGCCGGTGGCCGAGCAGCTCGGCCACAGCTTCGACCAGTACTGGAACAGCACGCTCAGCAAGCCTATCGGTGAATTCATGTATTTCCAGCCTGACGGCGAGGATCTGGCCGAGGCCCGGCGCAAGCTGGATGATTCTCTGGAGCAGGCGCACCTGCAGCACAAGGCGCTGTACGAGCGACTGATGGCCTACAAGACCCAGCCGCGCATGAAAACCTGGCTCAACGAACTGGTCTGGGCATACAACCAGGCGCTGTGGGACGCACCGACCAAGGTACTGGCGCAGGGCGAGCCTGATCCGCACCTGCTGCTGACCACGCAACTGGCGCCTGAACTGCTGAACACTCACAAGGAACTGATGCTGATCTCGGCCTACTTTGTACCCGGCCAGGAAGGCTTGCTGTACCTGACCGGCCGGGCCGATGCCGGCGTCAATGTCAGCCTGCTGACCAACTCTCTGGAAGCCACCGACGTGCCTGCCGTGCATGGCGGCTATGCGCCGTACCGCAAGGCACTGCTGGAGCATGGCGTGAAGCTGTTCGAGCTGCGCCGGCAGCCTGGCGATACCGAGACGATGCGCGGCAGCGGTCCGCATCTGTTCAAGAAAAGCCATTCTCTGGTCAGTTCCGAATCAAGCCTGCACAGCAAGGCGATGATCTTCGATCGACAGAAAGTCTTTGTCGGCTCATTCAACTTCGACCCGCGCTCTGTGCTGTGGAATACCGAAGTGGGCGTATTGGTCGACAGCCCGCAACTGGCCGAACAACTGCGCGAACTGACCTTGCAGGGCATGGCCCCGTCGCTCACCTACGAAGCGCGGCTGGAGGACGGCAAAGTGGTGTGGGTAACCGAAGACAACGGCCAGATCCACACCCTGCATACCGAACCGGGCGACTGGTGGCGACGTTTCAACGCATGGATGAGCCGCGTCATCGGCCTGGAAAGAATGCTTTAA
- a CDS encoding YkgJ family cysteine cluster protein, with protein MSCNRQKIADLRRQIPSFECVPGCHDCCGPVTTSPEEMSRLPRKTAAEQDAALDELNCVHLGPQGCTVYDERPLICRLFGTTASLPCPNGRRPVELIHPRVEKQIHEYMASTRQVLV; from the coding sequence ATGAGCTGCAACCGTCAGAAAATAGCGGATCTGCGTCGCCAGATCCCCTCGTTCGAATGTGTGCCTGGCTGCCACGACTGCTGTGGCCCGGTGACCACGTCGCCCGAAGAGATGTCGCGGCTGCCGCGCAAGACGGCCGCCGAACAGGACGCCGCGCTGGATGAACTCAATTGCGTACACCTTGGCCCGCAAGGCTGCACAGTGTATGACGAACGCCCACTGATCTGCCGCCTGTTCGGTACCACCGCAAGCCTGCCCTGCCCGAATGGCCGTCGCCCGGTCGAGTTGATCCATCCACGGGTCGAAAAGCAGATTCATGAGTATATGGCCTCGACCCGGCAAGTCCTGGTATAG
- the alr gene encoding alanine racemase, protein MRPARAFIDLQALRHNYQLARENSGGKALAVVKADAYGHGAVRVAQALQAQADGFAVACIEEALELRAAGIRVPVLLLEGFFEADELALIVEHDLWTVVHATWQLEAIEQARLGKPITVWLKLDTGMHRVGLHPHEYQAGYQRLLATGKVARIVLMSHFSRADELNSGCSDEQLAVFETFRKGLAAETSLKNSPAVLGWPQIPSDWSRPGIMLYGATPFDQAHPLADRLQPVMTLESKIISVRELPVGEPVGYGATFVCDRPSRIGVVAMGYADGYPRHAPTGTPVQIDGQPSRLLGRVSMDMLCVDLTDVPQAGLGSRVELWGKQVLASEVAQRAETIPYEIFCNLRRVPRIYSED, encoded by the coding sequence ATGCGTCCAGCCCGCGCCTTTATCGATCTTCAGGCACTGCGTCACAACTACCAATTGGCCCGTGAAAACAGCGGCGGCAAAGCGCTCGCCGTCGTCAAGGCCGATGCCTACGGTCACGGCGCGGTGCGCGTCGCGCAGGCACTGCAAGCGCAGGCCGACGGTTTTGCAGTGGCTTGCATTGAGGAAGCACTAGAGCTGCGTGCGGCAGGTATCCGTGTGCCCGTCCTGCTGCTCGAAGGTTTTTTCGAGGCCGACGAGCTGGCGCTGATTGTCGAGCATGACCTGTGGACCGTTGTACATGCGACCTGGCAACTGGAAGCTATCGAGCAGGCGCGCCTGGGCAAGCCGATAACGGTATGGCTCAAGCTCGACACCGGCATGCACCGGGTCGGCCTGCATCCTCACGAGTACCAGGCGGGTTATCAGCGTCTGCTGGCAACCGGCAAAGTGGCCAGAATCGTGCTGATGAGCCATTTCTCCCGCGCCGATGAGCTGAACAGCGGCTGCAGTGATGAGCAGCTCGCGGTATTCGAGACCTTTCGCAAGGGGCTGGCAGCGGAAACCAGCCTGAAAAACTCCCCGGCGGTGCTGGGCTGGCCACAGATCCCCAGCGACTGGTCGCGCCCGGGCATCATGCTCTACGGTGCCACGCCGTTTGATCAGGCGCACCCGCTGGCGGATCGCCTGCAACCGGTGATGACCCTGGAATCGAAGATCATCAGCGTGCGTGAACTGCCCGTTGGTGAACCCGTGGGCTATGGCGCGACATTTGTCTGTGACCGGCCGTCGCGTATCGGGGTAGTGGCGATGGGCTACGCCGACGGCTATCCGCGTCACGCGCCCACCGGCACGCCCGTGCAGATCGACGGCCAGCCATCCAGGCTGCTCGGACGCGTGTCCATGGACATGCTCTGCGTCGACCTCACCGATGTGCCGCAGGCCGGGCTCGGCAGCCGTGTCGAGCTATGGGGCAAGCAGGTGCTCGCCAGTGAAGTCGCCCAGCGCGCAGAAACCATCCCCTACGAAATCTTCTGCAATCTGCGTCGCGTTCCGCGCATCTATTCCGAAGACTGA
- a CDS encoding NAD(P)/FAD-dependent oxidoreductase yields MNARVQHPPRHDQHVASYYAASSHAQADHPALQGEVKVDVCVVGGGFSGLNTAIELAERGFSVALLEARKIGWGASGRNGGQLIRGVGHGVEQFANVIGSEGVRQLKLLGIEAVEIVRQRIERHAIDCDLKWGYCDLANKPRDLHSLAEDAEALRSLGYRHALQLLKPEEMHSVVGSSRYVGGLIDMGSGHLHPLNLALGEAAVAQSLGVRLFEHSAVTKIDYGPQVRVHTAAGSVQAQTLVLGCNAYLNDLNPEISGKVLPAGSYIIATEPLSEAQAREVLPQDMAVCDQRVTVDYYRLSADRRLLFGGACHYSGRDPQDIAAYMRPKMLDVFPQLAAVKIDYQWGGMIGIGANRLPQIGRLKQHPNVFYAQAYSGHGLNATHLAGRLLAEAIAGQHSDGFELFAKVPHMTFPGGKHLRSPLLALGMLWHRLKELR; encoded by the coding sequence ATGAACGCCCGCGTTCAGCACCCGCCACGTCACGATCAGCACGTTGCCTCCTATTACGCCGCCAGCAGTCATGCGCAAGCGGATCATCCTGCGCTGCAAGGTGAGGTGAAGGTGGATGTGTGCGTGGTAGGCGGTGGATTCTCGGGCCTCAATACCGCCATCGAACTGGCCGAGCGCGGGTTCAGCGTTGCGCTGCTCGAAGCGCGCAAGATCGGTTGGGGGGCCAGCGGACGCAATGGCGGCCAGCTGATTCGCGGGGTCGGTCATGGTGTCGAACAGTTCGCCAATGTCATCGGCAGCGAAGGCGTGCGGCAGCTCAAGCTGCTGGGCATCGAGGCCGTCGAGATCGTGCGGCAGCGCATCGAACGGCATGCTATCGATTGCGACCTGAAGTGGGGTTATTGCGATCTGGCCAACAAACCGCGCGACTTGCACAGCCTTGCCGAGGACGCAGAAGCGTTGCGCAGCCTGGGCTATCGCCATGCACTGCAGTTGCTGAAGCCCGAAGAGATGCACAGCGTGGTGGGCTCCTCGCGCTATGTCGGCGGCCTGATCGACATGGGCTCGGGGCATTTGCATCCGTTGAACCTGGCCTTGGGCGAAGCGGCTGTGGCGCAGTCGCTCGGCGTACGGCTGTTCGAACATTCAGCGGTCACGAAAATCGACTACGGCCCGCAGGTCAGGGTGCACACGGCTGCCGGTTCGGTGCAGGCGCAGACCCTGGTGCTGGGTTGCAACGCCTACCTTAATGACTTGAATCCGGAAATCAGCGGCAAGGTATTGCCTGCCGGCAGCTACATCATCGCCACCGAGCCGTTGAGCGAAGCGCAGGCCCGTGAAGTGTTGCCGCAGGACATGGCGGTCTGTGATCAGCGGGTGACGGTGGATTACTACAGGCTGTCTGCCGATCGCCGCTTGCTGTTCGGCGGTGCCTGCCATTACTCGGGGCGTGACCCTCAGGACATTGCCGCGTACATGCGACCGAAGATGCTCGATGTGTTCCCGCAACTGGCCGCCGTGAAGATTGATTACCAGTGGGGCGGGATGATCGGCATAGGCGCCAATCGCCTGCCGCAGATAGGCCGGCTCAAGCAACACCCCAACGTGTTTTATGCCCAGGCCTATTCGGGCCACGGTCTGAATGCCACGCATCTGGCGGGGCGGCTGCTGGCCGAAGCCATCGCCGGGCAACACAGCGATGGTTTCGAGTTGTTCGCCAAAGTGCCGCACATGACCTTTCCCGGCGGCAAGCACTTGCGCTCGCCGCTGTTGGCATTGGGCATGCTCTGGCACCGCCTCAAAGAGCTGCGCTAG
- the dadR gene encoding transcriptional regulator DadR — protein MRTQHQSNRELDKIDRNILRILQADGRISFTELGERVGLSTTPCTERVRRLEREGIIMGYTARLNPQSLKASLLVFVEISLDYKSGDTFEEFRRAVLKLPHVLECHLVSGDFDYLVKARISEMASYRKLLGDILLKLPHVRESKSYIVMEEVKESLSLPIPD, from the coding sequence GTGCGCACTCAACACCAGTCAAATCGTGAACTGGACAAGATAGATCGCAACATTCTGCGCATCCTGCAGGCCGACGGGCGCATCTCGTTCACCGAGCTTGGCGAACGGGTCGGCCTGTCTACCACGCCCTGTACGGAACGGGTGCGCAGGCTTGAACGCGAGGGGATCATCATGGGCTACACCGCCCGACTGAACCCGCAAAGCCTCAAGGCCAGCCTGCTGGTATTCGTGGAGATCAGCCTGGACTACAAGTCTGGCGACACCTTCGAAGAATTTCGCCGTGCCGTGCTGAAGCTTCCTCATGTGCTGGAGTGCCATCTGGTGTCAGGCGACTTTGACTATCTGGTCAAGGCGCGGATTTCCGAAATGGCGTCCTACCGCAAACTGCTGGGCGATATCCTGCTCAAACTGCCGCACGTACGTGAGTCCAAGAGCTACATCGTTATGGAGGAAGTCAAAGAGAGCCTGAGTCTGCCGATTCCCGACTGA
- a CDS encoding cupin domain-containing protein, translating to MDVGERLQSIRKLKGLSQRELAKRAGVTNSTISMIEKNSVSPSISSLRKVLGGIPMSMVEFFSEESVPENAAQVVYKASELIDISDGAVTMKLVGKSHQGRAIAFLTETYPPGADTGEEMLVHEGEETGILVEGRLELVVGLDTYVLEAGDSYYFESTRPHRFRNPFDVPARLISAATPANF from the coding sequence TTGGACGTGGGTGAACGACTGCAATCGATTCGCAAGCTCAAAGGCTTGTCCCAGCGTGAACTCGCCAAGCGCGCCGGTGTGACCAACAGCACCATCTCCATGATCGAAAAAAACAGCGTCAGCCCCTCGATCAGTTCGCTGCGCAAGGTGCTCGGCGGCATCCCCATGTCCATGGTCGAATTTTTTTCGGAAGAATCCGTGCCCGAAAACGCCGCTCAAGTGGTGTACAAGGCCAGCGAGCTGATTGATATATCGGACGGTGCCGTGACCATGAAGCTGGTCGGCAAATCGCATCAGGGCCGTGCCATTGCCTTTCTCACCGAGACCTACCCACCGGGTGCCGATACCGGCGAAGAAATGCTCGTTCACGAAGGTGAAGAGACCGGCATCCTCGTCGAGGGGCGGCTGGAGCTGGTGGTCGGGCTGGATACCTACGTGCTCGAAGCAGGTGACAGCTATTATTTCGAAAGCACCCGGCCGCATCGCTTTCGTAACCCGTTCGATGTCCCGGCACGATTGATCAGTGCGGCCACCCCGGCCAATTTCTGA
- a CDS encoding DUF1127 domain-containing protein yields the protein MNGFSDVRLTLHSHELNEYRPAAVRTVRSNKADLLAGMGRWALYRHRWLSRRTLLTLTDDQLRDIGLDFRQARVEAMKPFWRP from the coding sequence ATGAACGGGTTCAGCGATGTGCGCCTTACGCTTCACAGCCATGAATTGAATGAGTATCGGCCAGCGGCGGTCAGAACGGTCCGCTCGAACAAGGCCGATCTGTTGGCAGGCATGGGGCGCTGGGCACTGTATCGCCACCGCTGGTTGTCACGCCGTACCTTGCTGACACTGACCGACGATCAGTTGCGCGACATCGGCCTGGATTTCCGCCAGGCGCGGGTCGAGGCCATGAAGCCGTTCTGGAGGCCTTGA
- a CDS encoding PLP-dependent aminotransferase family protein, translating into MTLYVNLAELLGSRIENGFYRPGDRLPSVRALSVEHGVSLSTVQQAYRVLEDNGLAAPKPKSGYFVSASRKAPALPAVGRPVQRPVDISQWDQVLDLIRVAPLEAVTQLGRGMPDVTSPTLKPLMRALSQLSRHQDMPGLYYDNIYGVRRLREQIARLMLDSGCNLTANDLIVTNGCHEALSASVRAICSPGDIVAVDSPSFFGAMQTLKGVGMKAMEIPTDPLTGISLEALELALEQWPIKVIQLTPNCNNPLGYVMPEARKRALLTLAQRFDVAIIEDDVYGDLAYNYPRPRTIKSFDEDGRVLLCSSFSKTLAPGLRIGWVAPGRYLEQVLHMKYIGTGSTAPQPQLAIADFIEGGHYEPHVRRMRSQYQRSRDQMIDWVMRYFPEGTRASRPQGGFMLWVELAEGFDTLRLNRALLGKGVQIAVGSIFSASGKYRNCMRMNFAAKPNREIENAVRIVGETITLLNAQTD; encoded by the coding sequence ATGACGCTTTACGTCAACCTCGCCGAACTGCTCGGCTCGCGCATTGAAAACGGCTTCTATCGCCCCGGCGACCGCCTGCCCTCGGTACGTGCATTGAGCGTCGAACATGGTGTCAGCCTGAGTACCGTGCAGCAGGCGTATCGGGTGCTGGAAGATAATGGCCTGGCCGCGCCGAAACCCAAATCCGGCTATTTCGTCTCGGCCAGCCGAAAAGCCCCTGCGCTGCCAGCGGTCGGCAGGCCTGTGCAGCGGCCTGTGGATATCTCTCAATGGGATCAAGTGCTGGACCTGATTCGCGTGGCACCCCTTGAAGCCGTCACGCAACTGGGGCGCGGCATGCCGGATGTCACCAGCCCGACCCTGAAACCGCTGATGCGCGCGCTGAGTCAGCTGAGTCGCCATCAGGACATGCCGGGCCTGTATTACGACAACATCTATGGCGTGCGCAGGCTGCGCGAGCAGATTGCCAGGCTGATGCTCGACTCGGGCTGCAACCTGACCGCCAATGACCTGATCGTCACCAATGGCTGTCATGAAGCGCTGTCAGCCAGTGTCCGGGCCATCTGCTCACCGGGGGACATCGTGGCGGTGGACTCGCCGAGCTTTTTCGGCGCCATGCAGACGCTCAAGGGCGTGGGCATGAAAGCCATGGAAATCCCTACCGACCCGTTGACCGGCATCAGCCTCGAAGCACTGGAACTGGCGCTGGAGCAATGGCCGATCAAGGTCATTCAACTGACGCCCAACTGCAACAACCCGCTGGGCTATGTCATGCCTGAAGCGCGCAAGCGGGCACTGCTGACCCTGGCGCAGCGCTTCGACGTGGCGATCATCGAGGATGATGTGTATGGCGACCTGGCCTATAACTACCCTCGCCCGCGCACCATCAAATCCTTCGACGAGGACGGTCGCGTCCTGCTGTGCAGCTCGTTCTCCAAGACATTGGCACCGGGGCTGCGGATCGGCTGGGTAGCGCCGGGCCGTTATCTGGAGCAGGTGCTGCACATGAAATACATCGGCACCGGCTCGACCGCCCCGCAGCCACAATTGGCCATCGCCGATTTCATCGAAGGCGGCCATTACGAGCCTCACGTGCGACGCATGCGTAGCCAATACCAGCGCAGCCGAGACCAGATGATCGACTGGGTGATGCGCTACTTCCCCGAGGGCACCCGCGCCAGCCGGCCACAAGGCGGCTTCATGCTGTGGGTGGAACTGGCCGAAGGTTTCGACACTCTGCGCCTGAACCGCGCCTTGCTGGGCAAGGGTGTGCAGATCGCGGTGGGGAGTATCTTTTCGGCATCGGGCAAGTACCGTAACTGCATGCGCATGAACTTCGCGGCCAAACCCAACCGCGAAATCGAGAATGCTGTGCGTATCGTGGGCGAGACAATTACCCTACTGAATGCGCAAACTGACTGA
- the dadA gene encoding D-amino acid dehydrogenase, translating into MRVLVLGSGVIGTTSAYYLARAGFQVTVVDRQPAAAMETSFANAGQVSPGYASPWAAPGVPLKALKWLLQRHAPLAIKATADIDQYLWMAQMLRNCTASRYAINKERMVRLSEYSRDCLDELRLETGIAYEGRSLGTTQLFRTQAQLDNAAKDIAVLEQSGVPYELLDREGIARVEPALAGVTGILSGALRLPNDQTGDCQLFTTRLAEMAVALGVEFRYGQNIERLDHAGDSINGVWIDGKLETADRYVLALGSYSPQLLKPLGIKAPVYPLKGYSLTVPITNPDMAPTSTILDETYKVAITRFDNRIRVGGMAEIAGFDLSLNPRRRETLEMIVGDLYPQGGDLTQADFWTGLRPTTPDGTPIVGATPFRNLFLNIGHGTLGWTMACGSGRLLADLIARKTPRISAEGLDISRYGNTQENAQHVHPAPAHQ; encoded by the coding sequence ATGCGCGTTCTGGTCCTGGGTAGTGGCGTCATCGGTACAACCAGTGCTTATTATCTGGCGCGTGCCGGTTTCCAGGTGACCGTCGTTGACCGTCAGCCGGCTGCTGCCATGGAGACCAGTTTTGCCAATGCCGGCCAGGTTTCTCCGGGCTATGCCTCGCCATGGGCTGCGCCGGGTGTTCCCCTCAAAGCGCTCAAATGGCTGCTGCAGCGTCACGCGCCTTTGGCGATCAAGGCAACAGCGGATATCGATCAGTACCTGTGGATGGCTCAAATGCTGCGCAACTGCACGGCCAGCCGCTATGCCATCAATAAAGAGCGCATGGTACGCCTGTCCGAATACAGCCGCGATTGCCTGGATGAACTGCGCCTCGAGACCGGCATTGCCTACGAAGGGCGCAGCCTGGGCACCACACAGTTGTTCCGTACCCAGGCCCAGTTGGATAACGCTGCCAAGGACATCGCCGTGCTCGAGCAGTCCGGTGTGCCCTATGAACTGCTGGACCGCGAAGGCATTGCCCGGGTCGAGCCCGCATTGGCCGGCGTGACCGGCATCCTCAGTGGCGCGTTGCGCCTGCCCAACGACCAGACGGGTGACTGTCAGCTGTTCACCACGCGCCTGGCGGAAATGGCCGTCGCGCTGGGAGTCGAGTTCCGCTACGGGCAAAACATCGAACGCCTCGATCACGCAGGCGACAGCATCAATGGCGTTTGGATCGACGGCAAGCTCGAGACCGCTGATCGTTACGTGCTGGCGCTGGGCAGTTACTCGCCGCAGTTGCTCAAGCCGCTGGGCATCAAGGCGCCGGTCTATCCGCTGAAAGGCTACTCGCTGACCGTGCCGATCACCAACCCGGACATGGCGCCGACTTCGACCATTCTCGATGAAACCTATAAAGTCGCGATCACCCGTTTCGACAACCGGATCCGCGTCGGCGGCATGGCGGAAATCGCCGGTTTTGACCTGTCGCTCAATCCGCGTCGACGCGAAACACTGGAGATGATCGTCGGTGACCTCTATCCTCAGGGCGGCGACCTGACCCAGGCCGATTTCTGGACCGGGTTGCGTCCGACCACGCCCGACGGCACACCGATTGTGGGTGCGACACCGTTCCGTAACCTGTTCCTCAATATCGGCCATGGTACTCTGGGCTGGACGATGGCGTGTGGTTCCGGTCGTTTGCTGGCAGACCTCATCGCCCGCAAGACACCCCGTATCAGTGCTGAAGGCCTTGATATCTCTCGTTACGGCAACACTCAGGAGAATGCACAGCATGTCCATCCAGCGCCAGCTCACCAATGA
- a CDS encoding RidA family protein: MSIQRQLTNERMSQVVVHNGTVYLSGQVGNDMTAGVEQQTREVLNSIERLLDLAGTDKTRILSVTIYLKDIDADFAGMNSVWDKWLPKGFAPARATVEAKLCEPEILVELSVVAALP; the protein is encoded by the coding sequence ATGTCCATCCAGCGCCAGCTCACCAATGAGCGCATGAGTCAGGTCGTTGTCCACAATGGCACCGTCTATCTGTCGGGTCAGGTCGGCAATGACATGACTGCGGGCGTCGAGCAGCAGACCCGAGAGGTTCTGAACAGCATCGAGCGCCTGCTCGACCTGGCCGGCACCGACAAGACGCGTATCCTGTCGGTCACCATTTACCTGAAAGACATCGACGCCGACTTCGCAGGCATGAACAGCGTCTGGGACAAATGGCTGCCCAAGGGTTTCGCGCCTGCACGCGCAACGGTCGAGGCCAAGCTGTGCGAGCCGGAAATCCTCGTTGAACTGTCGGTGGTTGCCGCGCTGCCTTGA